The following proteins are co-located in the Podarcis raffonei isolate rPodRaf1 chromosome 5, rPodRaf1.pri, whole genome shotgun sequence genome:
- the LOC128414002 gene encoding lipase member M-like produces the protein MWLILVVACLIQEASAAEEVISGRHLNPQEFMTVNEVIQYWGYPSEEHEILTEDGYYLQANRIPCGMNSSGKTGPKPVVLLVHGLLAEGRCWIANLPNNSLGFFLADAGYDVWIINTRGSSWSRRHKTLSTDQEEFWNFSFHEIAIYDIPATIDFILKKTRQEKLYYIGHSQGGTLGFITFSIIPQLAPKISLYLSFAPGYTLVNSKGLFYKLLVIPDGLRRLIWGNKEYCLLSKELKALTAKICSYPVIDKWCLRFLSLGVGFNEKNYNVSRADVYVGIFPDFSSVKAVDHWSQVTRMHKFRFFDYGCRNKVVYNMTTPPFYKIECMEVPTALWSGGQDIMEDVKDIQLLIPRIPHLVFYKNIPDWQHLDYIFGLDAPKQLYPDVLKLMQKFK, from the exons ATGTGGCTCATTTTGGTAGTGGCCTGCTTAATCCAAGAGGCTTCCGCTGCAGAAGAAGTTATAAGTGGGAGACATTTGAATCCTCAAGAATTTATGACTGTC AATGAAGTCATTCAATACTGGGGATACCCCAGTGAAGAGCATGAAATTCTGACAGAGGATGGCTATTACTTACAAGCAAACAGAATTCCTTGCGGAATGAACAGTTCTGGCAAGACAG GGCCTAAGCCCGTTGTTTTACTAGTACATGGCTTGCTTGCTGAAGGTAGGTGCTGGATTGCCAATCTTCCCAACAATAGCCTGGGATTCTTCCTAGCAGATGCTGGCTATGATGTTTGGATAATAAATACTAGAGGGAGCAGCTGGTCTAGAAGACACAAGACCTTGTCAACTGACCAAGAAGAATTTTGGAATTTCAG TTTTCATGAAATAGCAATATACGATATTCCAGCAACTATAGATTTCATCCTAAAGAAAACTAGGCAAGaaaaattatattatattggCCATTCCCAAGGTGGGACACTAG GTTTTATTACCTTTTCCATCATTCCTCAGCTTGCTCCGAAAATCAGTCTCTACCTGTCATTTGCTCCTGGCTACACATTGGTAAACAGCAAAGGACTTTTCTATAAACTTTTGGTAATTCCTGATGGACTCAGAAGA CTTATATGGGGCAATAAAGAATACTGTCTTCTTAGCAAGGAATTGAAAGCCCTCACTGCCAAGATATGCAGCTACCCAGTTATAGACAAATGGTGCCTCCGGTTCCTTTCCCTTGGGGTGGGATTTAACGAGAAAAACTATAATGTG AGTCGAGCAGACGTGTATGTTGGAATCTTTCCTGATTTTTCTTCTGTCAAAGCAGTGGACCACTGGAGCCAG GTCACTAGGATGcataaatttagattttttgaCTATGGATGCAGGAACAAAGTTGTATACAATATG ACCACACCCCCATTTTATAAAATAGAATGCATGGAAGTGCCAACAGCTTTGTGGAGTGGAGGACAGGACATTATGGAAGATGTAAAGGATATTCAACTCTTAATCCCTCGAATCCCTCATTTAGTTTTTTACAAGAATATCCCTGATTGGCAGCATCTGGATTATATCTTTGGTCTCGATGCTCCAAAGCAGCTATACCCTGACGTGCTTAAACTGATGCAGAAGTTCAAATAA